The following proteins are co-located in the candidate division TA06 bacterium genome:
- a CDS encoding TonB-dependent receptor, with amino-acid sequence MKRFIPQAMMLAAVSAGLAISAGAEVPDTTRTPIFRMRGIVVTASRTPEEIAKAPAAVTVVTAPELARRQPRATAEVLREETGITVQKTNHNGGSPVIRGMMGNQILLLVDGIRLNNAIYRYGPNQYLNTIGAAGLKRIEVVRGPGSAYYGSDAMGGVVNALTKEPRFSSSGLCLGGRAEGRWSSTDRGSLFGGEVSVAGSKIALAFGGTHKEVGDFTAGRGFQRRDSSSQVSPSSWREKTFDAKLALIPLMKHRLVAALQDVRQRNVEFYHTPDRLDPYQDRTLAYVKWTWENPLSFLAQLEARASWQVQKEKWTRKKSDPDYSLIYGSANEVGTPGASFRTQTKPWKSVEFTLGVESYRDKVTSSGFRDSTVLTAGAVNRRSARGDYSNAVLENRGGFFLSRAQPFSKLALFSGIRYDRFKLSSSPDSLAVPFGIVQKNSALTGGGGMRWEIKGPLALAANIATAFRAPNVDDVLRFGPVERTWFEVPNPGLKPEKSATVDYGLRWDGPALALSLTFYHAGLRDLIDRRPASYNGDTLYSGRRVQRRENVIRARIDGLEAEVEVLLTNEVNFRGGLSSAYGQDLTAGVPLRRIPPLSGYVACQIAKPDGRLWAEATARLAGEQSRYAPGDRSDLDMQPAPGRYVTPGYAILNFRFGSKVTRFLEATLGIENIANRNYWEHGSRVPASGTNVTLGLALSGDRNF; translated from the coding sequence ATGAAAAGATTCATCCCTCAGGCAATGATGTTGGCCGCGGTTTCGGCCGGTCTCGCAATCTCAGCCGGGGCCGAGGTGCCGGACACAACCAGGACGCCGATATTCCGAATGCGGGGGATAGTGGTTACGGCCAGCCGCACGCCTGAAGAAATCGCCAAGGCCCCGGCCGCGGTAACGGTAGTTACGGCCCCTGAGCTTGCCCGGCGCCAGCCCCGCGCCACGGCCGAAGTCTTGCGGGAGGAAACGGGAATTACCGTCCAGAAGACCAACCACAATGGCGGGTCGCCGGTCATCAGAGGAATGATGGGAAATCAGATCCTCCTTCTGGTGGATGGGATTCGGTTGAATAATGCCATATACCGTTACGGGCCAAACCAGTATCTGAATACCATAGGAGCCGCCGGGCTCAAACGCATTGAGGTGGTGCGGGGCCCAGGCTCGGCATACTACGGTTCGGACGCCATGGGCGGAGTGGTCAATGCCCTTACCAAAGAGCCCCGGTTCAGTTCCTCGGGGTTATGCCTTGGCGGCCGAGCGGAAGGGCGATGGAGCTCCACGGATAGGGGAAGCCTTTTTGGCGGCGAGGTTTCCGTGGCCGGCTCCAAAATCGCTCTGGCTTTTGGCGGAACCCATAAGGAGGTGGGCGACTTTACGGCCGGCCGCGGATTCCAGAGAAGGGATTCCAGCTCCCAGGTCTCTCCCTCCTCGTGGCGGGAGAAAACCTTTGACGCCAAGCTGGCGCTGATTCCTTTAATGAAGCATCGGCTGGTCGCGGCTTTGCAGGATGTCCGCCAGCGCAATGTGGAGTTTTACCACACTCCGGACCGTCTGGATCCCTATCAGGACCGGACGCTGGCTTATGTCAAGTGGACCTGGGAAAATCCCCTTTCTTTCCTGGCTCAACTTGAGGCCCGGGCTTCTTGGCAGGTTCAAAAGGAGAAATGGACCCGGAAGAAATCCGACCCGGATTATAGTCTTATTTACGGTTCAGCCAATGAGGTTGGAACCCCCGGCGCTTCCTTTCGGACACAAACCAAACCCTGGAAAAGCGTGGAGTTCACATTGGGGGTGGAGTCCTACCGGGATAAAGTTACCAGTTCCGGTTTTCGGGACAGCACGGTTCTGACCGCCGGCGCCGTGAACCGGCGGAGTGCGCGCGGAGACTATAGTAATGCCGTTTTGGAAAACAGGGGAGGCTTTTTCCTATCCCGGGCGCAACCCTTTTCCAAACTTGCTCTTTTTTCCGGAATTCGCTACGACAGGTTCAAACTTAGTTCTTCCCCGGACTCTTTGGCGGTGCCGTTTGGGATAGTCCAAAAAAACTCCGCGCTTACGGGCGGCGGCGGAATGCGCTGGGAAATCAAAGGCCCGCTGGCCCTGGCGGCCAATATCGCCACCGCTTTTAGGGCGCCCAATGTGGATGATGTCCTCCGTTTCGGCCCGGTGGAGAGAACTTGGTTTGAAGTGCCCAATCCCGGCCTCAAGCCGGAGAAGAGCGCCACCGTGGACTATGGCCTGCGCTGGGACGGCCCGGCGCTCGCTTTAAGCCTGACCTTCTACCATGCCGGCTTGCGGGACCTGATTGACCGCCGGCCTGCAAGTTACAACGGAGATACGCTCTACTCCGGCCGCAGGGTTCAGCGCCGGGAGAATGTAATCCGGGCGAGAATTGATGGCCTGGAGGCCGAGGTTGAAGTTTTGCTGACCAACGAAGTTAATTTTCGCGGCGGGCTTTCCAGCGCCTATGGTCAGGATCTGACCGCCGGCGTCCCCTTGCGGCGCATCCCGCCGCTTTCGGGATATGTTGCCTGTCAGATCGCCAAGCCAGATGGACGGCTTTGGGCCGAAGCCACCGCGCGCCTGGCAGGGGAACAGTCCCGCTATGCCCCGGGAGACCGTTCGGACCTGGATATGCAGCCCGCGCCGGGACGCTATGTGACACCCGGTTACGCGATTCTCAACTTCCGTTTCGGCTCCAAAGTTACAAGATTTCTCGAGGCCACCCTGGGAATCGAGAATATCGCCAACCGCAATTACTGGGAG